The following proteins come from a genomic window of Paenibacillus spongiae:
- a CDS encoding helix-turn-helix domain-containing protein, with protein MFLAVSTDMQPIIPSVPAMREISEEQIGQLIFKYIKMCYIKEYDFKEPGGQVELKRSITLRFFVPYAAILLISLGIGLYFQQQTFDTMERQLINENFRVLDQSKRVLDQRFEEVKMIIQQIESDTKIKYLAFEKNPLQGNSMFDVYVTQKNLYDFKLYNNFISDYYILYQNSELVIGPNVVSSFSYFFEDLLPHQQIEYQEWIEKYVKAFHNYTYIPMMQSNEDEHQTMLTLVHSLGMPYRHYGAVLLLIDDKAIRQMLYSLDTSYGGWAFITDAEGRMIASSAEAPEQLPALLSMNGERGTENLQLANDNMLVTYMTSNTNGWKYVVVQPKALVMAKMYDLQKVIWISFVIALLFGLIVAILLAYRTSQPIRQLWFALSGKIEEGAETRDMFGQMQNTVSTIIHNNEVLQDKVDKQQPLLRFNLLHRLLQGGISTEQEIRTQMEHYHCVLPGDAFAVAVIDLNAMDYVPDETMLHDIEVKRIFAKEALEQYFAGKALWHDISEDKMAVMMVMQPETAQNVHKLHMAMRQSGVSQIISVGRTYHKLTELVHSFAEANEALEWNKRQRNQISVMYYEMMPPHVAYHYPAELQLRLMNFVRDGSTQELNNLLAQLHKENMQQRTLSISMMKFFLLELQGTMIKLGDLMDVQAPLEKGLKTYELEQLASVSELERFYRQLAEQLSAMCEQIHARKANRHTELIEEVCNYLQEAYCRSEMSLSHVADRFNISDVYLSQLFKEYKNDNFFSYVEQLRMEKAKGLLTDKTFAIQEIAETIGYQSANTFGRAFKRLYGMSPSAYRNLN; from the coding sequence TTGTTTTTAGCGGTAAGTACTGATATGCAGCCTATAATTCCGTCAGTGCCTGCTATGCGGGAGATAAGCGAGGAACAGATCGGGCAATTGATTTTTAAATATATAAAGATGTGTTACATTAAGGAATATGATTTTAAAGAGCCAGGGGGTCAAGTAGAGTTGAAGCGGAGCATTACATTGCGTTTTTTTGTGCCGTATGCGGCTATATTGCTGATATCACTCGGCATAGGACTTTATTTTCAGCAGCAAACCTTTGATACGATGGAGCGGCAATTAATCAATGAAAACTTCCGTGTGCTGGATCAAAGCAAACGTGTGCTGGATCAGCGCTTTGAAGAAGTGAAAATGATCATTCAGCAAATTGAAAGCGATACCAAAATTAAATATTTGGCATTCGAGAAAAATCCCCTACAAGGAAACAGCATGTTTGATGTTTATGTCACTCAAAAAAACCTGTATGACTTTAAGTTATACAATAATTTTATAAGCGATTACTATATTTTATATCAAAACAGCGAATTGGTGATTGGGCCGAATGTCGTTTCAAGCTTTTCCTATTTTTTTGAAGACCTATTGCCGCATCAGCAAATCGAATATCAAGAGTGGATCGAAAAATATGTGAAGGCATTTCATAATTATACCTATATCCCGATGATGCAATCCAATGAAGATGAACACCAAACGATGCTTACGCTTGTTCATTCATTAGGAATGCCGTACCGTCATTACGGGGCGGTCCTGCTGCTCATTGATGATAAAGCCATACGTCAAATGCTGTATTCTCTCGATACATCCTATGGAGGATGGGCTTTCATTACCGATGCTGAAGGACGAATGATTGCGTCATCTGCAGAGGCGCCCGAACAACTGCCGGCACTACTGTCTATGAATGGAGAAAGAGGAACAGAGAATCTGCAATTAGCGAATGATAACATGCTAGTGACGTATATGACTTCAAATACGAACGGCTGGAAATATGTTGTCGTACAGCCCAAAGCATTAGTTATGGCCAAGATGTATGATTTACAAAAAGTAATCTGGATAAGCTTTGTTATCGCGCTGTTATTTGGTTTGATCGTCGCGATATTGCTGGCCTATCGGACGAGTCAGCCGATCCGTCAGCTATGGTTCGCGTTGAGCGGGAAAATCGAAGAAGGCGCAGAGACTCGGGATATGTTCGGACAGATGCAAAATACGGTTTCTACGATTATACATAATAATGAGGTTCTGCAAGATAAGGTGGACAAGCAGCAACCGCTGCTCAGGTTTAATTTACTCCATCGTTTATTGCAGGGTGGCATTTCAACGGAGCAAGAGATTCGGACGCAGATGGAGCATTATCATTGCGTGTTGCCCGGGGACGCGTTTGCGGTGGCAGTCATCGATTTGAATGCGATGGATTATGTGCCGGATGAAACCATGCTTCATGATATAGAGGTTAAACGTATTTTTGCGAAAGAGGCGCTGGAACAATATTTTGCCGGAAAAGCCTTATGGCATGATATTAGCGAGGATAAAATGGCGGTCATGATGGTCATGCAGCCGGAGACGGCGCAGAATGTTCATAAGCTGCATATGGCGATGCGCCAATCCGGCGTCAGCCAAATCATCTCGGTTGGACGTACCTATCACAAGCTGACGGAGCTTGTCCATTCGTTTGCCGAAGCGAATGAAGCTCTTGAATGGAATAAGAGGCAACGAAATCAAATATCGGTTATGTATTATGAAATGATGCCGCCGCATGTTGCTTATCATTACCCGGCAGAGCTGCAGCTGCGTCTGATGAATTTTGTGCGGGACGGCAGCACACAGGAGTTGAACAACTTGCTGGCGCAGCTGCATAAGGAAAACATGCAGCAGCGAACGCTGTCCATTTCAATGATGAAGTTCTTCTTGCTGGAATTGCAGGGTACCATGATTAAGCTAGGCGATCTAATGGACGTACAAGCACCCTTGGAAAAGGGCTTAAAAACATATGAGCTGGAGCAGCTGGCATCGGTGTCTGAATTGGAGCGATTCTATCGGCAATTGGCGGAACAACTGTCCGCAATGTGTGAGCAAATCCATGCTCGTAAGGCCAATCGGCATACCGAACTTATTGAGGAAGTGTGCAACTATTTGCAGGAGGCATACTGCCGTTCCGAGATGAGTCTTTCGCATGTCGCGGATCGGTTTAATATTTCTGATGTTTATTTATCCCAGTTGTTCAAAGAATACAAAAACGATAATTTTTTTAGTTATGTGGAACAGCTGCGTATGGAAAAAGCAAAAGGATTGCTGACAGACAAAACGTTTGCCATTCAGGAAATCGCAGAGACAATTGGTTATCAATCGGCGAATACTTTCGGACGTGCTTTCAAGCGGCTTTACGGCATGTCCCCGAGTGCATATCGCAATCTGAATTGA
- a CDS encoding SDR family oxidoreductase — protein sequence MELNHSKSTVRGKNVIITGATSGIGFAAAKELAKRGANLGIVARNREKANEVKSQLKAIAGENAVVDVFLADMASLPSVRQAAADILEKWPKIDILINNAGAMYMTRKMTAGGVEMTWAVNHLSPFLFTNLLLDRLKESGHARVITTASHGHKMAGKGIRFDDLSAKGHYSFPQSLFGGATRRYGETKLANIMFTAELGRRLEGTGVKASCYDPGLVATNFNQDNGMLARLTMAVMKRFSRTPEKGAETLVWLADSDEMNVSNGRYYRDMQRTIPSVPAQNEDAAKRLWTISEEQTRQ from the coding sequence ATGGAGCTGAATCATTCGAAGTCGACAGTCAGAGGGAAAAACGTCATCATTACGGGTGCAACAAGCGGCATTGGGTTCGCCGCCGCGAAGGAGCTCGCCAAACGAGGCGCAAATTTGGGAATCGTGGCACGCAATCGGGAGAAAGCGAATGAAGTGAAGAGCCAATTGAAAGCCATTGCGGGGGAGAATGCCGTAGTGGACGTGTTTCTGGCGGATATGGCTTCTCTGCCTTCTGTCCGTCAAGCAGCGGCAGACATTCTTGAGAAGTGGCCTAAAATCGACATTCTAATTAATAACGCCGGAGCCATGTATATGACTCGGAAGATGACTGCTGGCGGTGTGGAGATGACCTGGGCGGTTAATCATCTGTCCCCCTTCCTGTTTACGAACCTGCTTCTCGACCGGTTGAAAGAGAGCGGCCATGCCCGCGTAATCACGACCGCTTCTCACGGTCACAAGATGGCGGGGAAGGGGATCCGGTTTGACGATCTGAGCGCGAAGGGACATTATAGTTTTCCGCAAAGCCTGTTTGGCGGAGCTACTCGCCGCTACGGGGAAACTAAGCTCGCCAACATCATGTTTACGGCTGAATTAGGCAGGAGATTGGAAGGAACCGGAGTCAAGGCTTCTTGCTACGATCCCGGCTTGGTAGCGACCAATTTTAACCAGGACAACGGAATGTTAGCGCGTCTGACTATGGCGGTGATGAAGCGGTTCTCCCGTACCCCCGAGAAGGGGGCGGAAACACTGGTATGGCTGGCGGACTCCGACGAAATGAACGTTTCTAACGGGCGGTACTACAGAGATATGCAGCGTACAATTCCGTCAGTGCCTGCTCAGAATGAAGATGCTGCAAAGCGTTTATGGACGATAAGCGAGGAGCAGACCCGGCAGTAG
- a CDS encoding formylglycine-generating enzyme family protein, producing the protein MVQIPAGEIQLRDDRIKTAWTVEVNSFWLAPVPVTRALYFSIMQKTAGSNGLPQAPVVDVSWNDAISFCNLLSQHSGLKECYAVSDDGERIVCNWGADGYRLPTEAEWQYACKAGTTGYRYGELDTIAWYHENSEGMVHEVGTKLPNSWGLYDMLGNVWEWCWDLYDVRVYGSYRVFRGGSWAEEARGCGATCRRRSHPTFKIDDLGFRLARSL; encoded by the coding sequence ATGGTGCAAATTCCAGCAGGTGAAATTCAATTAAGGGACGATCGAATAAAGACTGCGTGGACGGTAGAGGTGAATTCTTTTTGGCTTGCGCCGGTTCCTGTTACGCGAGCGTTATACTTCTCGATCATGCAAAAGACAGCTGGATCGAATGGCCTTCCTCAAGCTCCGGTCGTGGATGTCTCTTGGAATGATGCGATCTCCTTTTGTAATTTGCTATCTCAGCACTCAGGTCTAAAGGAATGTTACGCCGTAAGCGATGATGGTGAGCGTATTGTCTGTAACTGGGGAGCGGACGGCTATCGTCTTCCTACAGAAGCGGAATGGCAGTATGCGTGCAAGGCAGGAACCACCGGCTATCGATACGGCGAGCTTGATACGATCGCTTGGTATCATGAAAACTCTGAGGGCATGGTACATGAGGTAGGGACAAAGCTGCCGAATTCGTGGGGACTCTACGATATGTTAGGAAATGTGTGGGAGTGGTGCTGGGATCTATACGATGTCCGAGTATACGGCTCCTACAGAGTTTTCCGCGGTGGAAGCTGGGCGGAGGAGGCTAGGGGCTGTGGAGCGACGTGCCGCCGCCGCAGTCACCCTACGTTTAAGATTGATGATCTCGGCTTTCGTCTTGCAAGGTCCCTATGA
- a CDS encoding GNAT family N-acetyltransferase, with amino-acid sequence MFTVIRADKTELDVRSQMSEIFADGFTQWLGFFSKDKNTIAKAFAHMFVLDQFYVAITGNKVAGMAACTDGTALSVRLNKKQLRKYLGFFKGSLAGFILKREFEKLLENPFREKCSIEFVGTALEYRGQGAATQIIGYLVESTSYKEYLIEEVADTNIPAIRLYTKLGFEEYKRKPIPAKMAKKNGLNHLVSLKYVKWQ; translated from the coding sequence ATGTTTACAGTGATCAGAGCGGATAAAACGGAACTGGATGTGAGGTCGCAAATGTCTGAAATTTTTGCAGACGGCTTTACTCAGTGGCTTGGCTTTTTCTCCAAAGATAAAAACACAATCGCCAAAGCTTTTGCCCATATGTTTGTTTTGGATCAATTCTATGTTGCCATAACAGGCAATAAGGTTGCAGGAATGGCTGCGTGTACGGATGGTACAGCTCTGTCGGTAAGACTCAATAAGAAACAGTTGAGAAAATACTTGGGCTTTTTTAAGGGGAGCCTTGCCGGATTTATATTAAAGAGAGAATTTGAAAAGCTTTTGGAAAATCCTTTTCGTGAAAAATGCTCGATCGAGTTTGTCGGAACAGCACTCGAATATAGAGGGCAAGGTGCGGCTACACAGATTATAGGCTATTTAGTTGAAAGTACATCTTACAAAGAATATTTAATTGAAGAAGTTGCCGACACGAATATTCCCGCAATTCGACTATATACAAAATTGGGATTTGAGGAATACAAACGGAAACCTATTCCCGCAAAAATGGCCAAGAAAAATGGGTTAAATCATCTGGTGTCGTTGAAATATGTGAAATGGCAATGA
- a CDS encoding ABC transporter permease: MSAKSEQLKKSKRFQWRKQDIELTLLAIPTTIWYILFCFLPMFGIIIAFKNFKISGGFLSNVFNSPWVGFKNFEFLFKSNDAWIIIRNTIGYNIIFIILGIVLPVMFAIMIGLLHNRKAGKVYQTMMFLPYFLSWVVVSAVGWAFFSFDKGILNQFLGNFGVESINWYMEPQYWPYILVLLNIWKSIGYGMIIYLATITGIDSTYYEAAVIDGASIWQQIRFITIPLLKLVIVMMFILSVGRIFYTDFGLFYQVTRDSNSLFEVATTIDVLVFKQLKTATVGMASAAAFVQSVLGCITILTANWIVKKIDSDSAMI; the protein is encoded by the coding sequence ATGAGCGCAAAATCAGAGCAACTCAAAAAATCAAAGCGCTTTCAGTGGAGAAAGCAAGATATTGAGTTAACTCTCCTGGCCATACCAACAACCATTTGGTATATCCTATTCTGTTTCTTGCCCATGTTCGGTATTATTATCGCTTTTAAAAACTTTAAAATTAGCGGGGGCTTCCTTAGCAATGTGTTTAATAGCCCATGGGTCGGCTTTAAAAATTTTGAATTTTTATTCAAATCCAATGATGCCTGGATTATTATCCGCAATACAATCGGCTACAACATCATCTTTATTATTCTCGGCATTGTACTGCCCGTGATGTTCGCCATTATGATTGGACTCCTTCATAATCGCAAAGCAGGGAAAGTATACCAAACGATGATGTTTCTCCCTTACTTCCTGTCATGGGTCGTCGTCTCCGCGGTAGGCTGGGCATTCTTCAGCTTCGACAAAGGGATTCTTAATCAGTTTTTGGGCAACTTCGGAGTCGAATCAATAAACTGGTATATGGAACCGCAGTATTGGCCTTATATTCTTGTTCTCTTGAATATTTGGAAGAGTATTGGTTATGGCATGATTATTTATTTGGCAACCATTACAGGTATCGACAGTACCTACTACGAAGCTGCTGTAATTGATGGCGCTTCCATCTGGCAGCAAATCCGCTTCATTACGATCCCACTGCTTAAGCTTGTCATCGTCATGATGTTCATCCTATCCGTAGGACGCATATTCTACACCGACTTCGGACTATTTTATCAGGTCACTCGCGATTCAAACTCCTTGTTTGAGGTGGCCACAACGATTGACGTATTAGTATTCAAACAGTTGAAAACTGCTACAGTAGGAATGGCGTCTGCTGCTGCATTTGTCCAATCTGTACTTGGTTGTATTACAATTCTAACGGCCAATTGGATTGTCAAAAAAATTGACTCTGATAGTGCAATGATTTAG
- a CDS encoding ABC transporter substrate-binding protein: MKRMNRLGLLVLLLCFMIVNACSNAGSGQGEQKKEDDVELQVSAPGQFPIVNEKVTLKVLVPSNSLVENFETNEFTKWMEEKTNVHVEWEVMPADSAQEKLNLILSSGELPDVIMDSPVTLAQLMVYGNQGMFLPLNDLIDKHGYEIKKVFEKMPIVKETITTPDGYIYALPQVNECYHCTMSQKMWVYKPWLDKLQIDVPQTTEQFYEMLKAFKEKDPNGNGKPDEISLAGAPKTWFGAVDGFLMNPFIYSDKYVANGKIEIPYNKPAFKEGLKYMHKLYAEGLIAPESFTQNGDQLTKLGENPDTPILGAVPGGCMICSFTTRGKDYVTIPALQGPEGKRTSLYMPSPVTRPTEFIITNQAKHPEVALKWADAMFSEEVTFRSTNGIPDKDWRWAKDGEIGINGKPARWTILYKYGNIQNDDWKGTGPSFQDNDFRLSMSVEPGDIEQVLFAETNKNYEPYIPKISEVVPTLFFSEAQSAELAELEKTITNYVDEMKAKFITGKADLEKEWDSYVQTLDKLNVKRYLEIYQEAFDAKK; encoded by the coding sequence ATGAAACGAATGAACCGGTTAGGATTGTTGGTCTTGTTATTATGTTTCATGATTGTAAACGCTTGCAGCAATGCCGGATCGGGACAAGGGGAACAGAAAAAAGAGGATGATGTGGAGCTGCAGGTGTCCGCCCCCGGCCAGTTTCCAATTGTCAATGAGAAAGTAACGTTGAAAGTACTGGTACCTTCTAATTCACTGGTAGAGAACTTTGAAACGAATGAATTCACCAAATGGATGGAAGAGAAAACAAATGTACATGTTGAATGGGAAGTCATGCCGGCAGACAGCGCGCAGGAAAAGCTTAATCTGATCCTCTCTAGCGGAGAGCTGCCGGATGTCATTATGGACAGCCCCGTTACGCTGGCGCAATTGATGGTGTACGGCAATCAAGGCATGTTTCTGCCGCTTAACGATTTGATCGATAAGCATGGGTACGAAATCAAAAAAGTGTTTGAAAAAATGCCGATTGTTAAAGAAACGATTACTACGCCGGACGGCTATATTTATGCCCTGCCTCAGGTGAACGAATGTTATCACTGTACAATGTCCCAAAAAATGTGGGTATATAAACCATGGCTGGATAAGCTGCAAATCGATGTTCCGCAAACGACGGAGCAATTTTACGAAATGTTGAAAGCGTTTAAAGAAAAAGATCCGAACGGCAACGGCAAGCCAGATGAAATTTCGCTCGCCGGTGCGCCGAAAACATGGTTTGGAGCGGTAGACGGCTTCCTGATGAACCCATTTATTTATTCCGATAAATACGTGGCGAACGGCAAGATTGAAATTCCATACAATAAACCGGCATTCAAGGAAGGCTTGAAGTATATGCACAAGCTTTATGCCGAAGGATTGATTGCACCGGAATCGTTCACGCAAAACGGGGATCAGCTGACGAAGCTCGGAGAAAACCCGGATACGCCAATCTTAGGCGCGGTTCCGGGAGGCTGCATGATCTGTAGTTTCACAACACGCGGTAAAGATTATGTAACCATCCCGGCGCTGCAAGGTCCGGAAGGCAAACGCACATCCTTGTATATGCCTTCACCTGTTACTCGCCCCACGGAGTTTATCATTACCAATCAAGCCAAGCACCCGGAGGTTGCTCTCAAATGGGCGGATGCGATGTTCAGTGAGGAAGTTACGTTTCGCTCTACAAATGGTATACCTGATAAAGATTGGCGCTGGGCAAAGGATGGAGAGATTGGGATCAATGGCAAACCTGCCCGATGGACTATACTTTACAAATATGGAAATATTCAGAACGATGATTGGAAGGGGACCGGGCCGTCTTTTCAAGACAATGATTTTCGTTTGAGCATGAGCGTTGAACCTGGAGATATTGAACAGGTGTTATTTGCCGAAACGAACAAAAACTATGAACCTTATATACCGAAAATCAGCGAAGTCGTCCCCACGCTTTTCTTCTCGGAGGCGCAATCGGCCGAATTGGCCGAGCTGGAAAAGACAATTACAAATTATGTGGATGAGATGAAGGCTAAATTTATTACCGGAAAAGCTGACCTCGAGAAAGAGTGGGATTCCTACGTCCAAACGTTAGATAAACTTAATGTAAAACGTTATTTGGAAATCTATCAAGAGGCTTTCGACGCGAAAAAATAA
- a CDS encoding carbohydrate ABC transporter permease, whose translation MAAKTYESGLEKFNRTSTGVNILINLIFILVALACVIPVIVVLSISLTHESYIRETGYSILPPILSLEAYGFIAKQGTIILRALGVSVLVTAVGTAIGVLLTTSMGYVISRPTYRHKNFLTWIVFIPMIFNGGLVSSYFINTNLLGLKDSIWALILPLAVSSFNVIICKTFFRSTIPDGLIESAEIDGASQFRIFFSIILPISLPVLATIGLFLCFNYWNDWFQSMLYIDNPNLYSLQALLNNLMTNADALARNASTIGISAAELVATMPKESARMAVAILIVLPVACAYPFFQRYFISGLTVGAVKG comes from the coding sequence ATGGCAGCAAAAACCTATGAGTCCGGACTTGAGAAATTCAATCGAACGAGTACCGGCGTCAATATTTTAATTAACTTGATTTTCATTCTAGTCGCACTTGCCTGCGTCATCCCCGTGATTGTCGTATTATCCATATCACTGACGCATGAATCCTACATTCGAGAAACGGGCTATAGTATCCTCCCTCCGATTTTATCGCTGGAAGCATACGGTTTTATTGCCAAGCAAGGAACGATCATTTTACGTGCTCTGGGTGTATCCGTACTCGTAACAGCTGTTGGAACTGCAATAGGCGTTCTGCTAACGACCTCGATGGGCTATGTGATCTCGCGTCCAACTTATAGGCATAAAAATTTCCTGACCTGGATCGTTTTTATTCCGATGATTTTCAACGGCGGTCTCGTTTCCAGCTACTTTATTAACACCAATTTACTAGGATTAAAAGACAGCATTTGGGCACTTATTTTACCGCTTGCGGTCTCATCCTTTAATGTAATCATTTGCAAAACTTTTTTCAGAAGTACCATTCCTGATGGTCTGATTGAATCAGCCGAGATTGATGGAGCGAGTCAATTTCGAATCTTCTTCTCCATCATTCTGCCTATTTCATTACCGGTTCTTGCAACGATTGGATTATTCCTTTGCTTCAACTACTGGAATGACTGGTTCCAATCCATGCTGTATATCGATAACCCGAATCTGTACTCCTTACAGGCATTACTTAACAACCTAATGACCAATGCCGACGCGCTTGCCAGAAATGCTTCGACCATAGGTATTAGCGCCGCAGAACTTGTAGCAACCATGCCTAAGGAATCGGCTCGTATGGCCGTTGCGATTCTCATCGTCCTGCCCGTTGCTTGTGCTTATCCATTCTTCCAGAGATACTTTATTTCCGGACTTACGGTAGGCGCAGTGAAAGGCTGA
- a CDS encoding TetR/AcrR family transcriptional regulator, producing MKSIESSTDERKDQIKRAALKVFAKHGIDGTKMSAIAAEAGISQGLSYRYFSSKEEIFTILVQEALEEAHAAVRNVVHLPGSPREQFRAFTLIMLDESHKEYFLLLQHANASKEVPEQAKQLLERYSSNDMFEHLVPILKKGQQLGEFSEGDPHRLLFLYFSVITGLMLQDISKDDINWHQEVDVLLRILTKAKEMEIRR from the coding sequence ATGAAGTCAATTGAATCCTCTACCGACGAGCGCAAAGACCAAATAAAGAGAGCGGCCCTTAAAGTGTTTGCCAAACACGGAATTGACGGAACGAAGATGAGCGCGATCGCAGCCGAAGCCGGAATCAGCCAAGGTCTGTCTTACCGCTATTTCAGCTCCAAAGAAGAGATATTCACGATCCTGGTTCAAGAAGCGTTGGAAGAAGCGCATGCTGCGGTTCGGAATGTCGTTCATCTACCCGGGTCGCCGCGGGAACAATTTAGAGCCTTTACCCTCATCATGCTGGATGAAAGCCATAAAGAATATTTTTTGCTGCTTCAGCATGCGAATGCATCGAAGGAGGTACCCGAACAGGCCAAACAACTTTTGGAACGATATTCGTCGAATGATATGTTCGAACATCTTGTTCCTATCCTCAAGAAGGGACAGCAGTTAGGTGAATTTTCTGAAGGCGATCCCCATCGTCTATTGTTTCTATATTTCTCCGTTATAACGGGCCTCATGCTGCAGGACATCTCGAAGGATGATATCAATTGGCATCAAGAGGTGGATGTCTTACTGAGAATATTAACAAAAGCAAAAGAAATGGAAATCCGCCGTTAA
- a CDS encoding DUF4180 domain-containing protein, with translation MKIAQLEAGGRNIAVVSSSEILIGDVQSALDLIANVQYETGSDRIVINKSMISDSFFDLKTRLAGEILQKFVNYRVKIAIVGNFSVYTSQSLQDFIYECNRGNDIFFLPTEQQAIEKLTMLK, from the coding sequence ATGAAAATAGCGCAATTAGAAGCAGGCGGGAGAAACATTGCCGTCGTGAGCAGCAGTGAGATATTGATTGGGGATGTGCAGTCGGCCTTGGATCTTATAGCAAACGTACAATATGAAACAGGCAGCGATCGGATCGTAATAAACAAATCGATGATAAGCGATAGTTTTTTCGATTTGAAAACACGCCTTGCAGGCGAAATCCTTCAGAAGTTCGTCAATTATCGCGTGAAGATTGCCATTGTGGGGAATTTCTCTGTGTATACGAGCCAAAGTCTTCAAGATTTCATCTATGAATGCAACAGAGGAAACGATATCTTTTTCTTGCCGACGGAACAACAAGCGATTGAGAAGCTGACCATGTTGAAGTAG
- a CDS encoding DUF3995 domain-containing protein, which produces MKLHVKWFIYAGITWTLLFAFMSFYWAAGGMIGVKSLGGQIYRMALERDEGFLPIVWATGVVKLGGVLLLLGLIRSRANTKLRRWLSFICISAGIFMILYGAGNIITISLAAMNILDFDLEAYAIKWRLLFWEPFWIVGGIFYTLAGFSKK; this is translated from the coding sequence ATGAAACTGCATGTAAAATGGTTTATCTATGCAGGCATCACATGGACATTGCTTTTTGCATTCATGAGTTTCTACTGGGCTGCCGGCGGAATGATCGGGGTTAAATCATTGGGCGGACAAATCTATCGGATGGCGCTGGAGCGAGACGAAGGCTTTCTTCCAATCGTTTGGGCAACAGGGGTTGTCAAATTAGGAGGGGTGCTTCTTTTATTAGGTTTGATTAGAAGCAGAGCGAATACAAAATTAAGAAGATGGTTATCGTTTATTTGTATTTCAGCTGGAATCTTTATGATTTTGTATGGAGCGGGGAATATCATTACCATATCCCTGGCCGCGATGAACATATTGGATTTTGATTTGGAAGCTTATGCGATAAAATGGAGACTTCTGTTTTGGGAGCCATTCTGGATCGTTGGCGGAATCTTTTATACACTGGCTGGATTTAGCAAAAAATGA
- a CDS encoding TetR/AcrR family transcriptional regulator — MPRTKEQFEAMRKETREKIQSAAMQLFVKKGFGSANVQEIADLAGISIGLLYRHYKTKEDLFLELVEYALAGMGKIVELFESDDSPKELINQFVNEVYNDMVSGEELANLLILMKQFVSRGEADWNQNKVARQNDRLLKATVKLINKGQELGEFRSGDSFEMALFFFSAVQGLAEMKVILQNNFVMPSPVILTAFLYKEGE; from the coding sequence ATGCCTCGTACCAAAGAACAGTTTGAAGCAATGCGTAAAGAAACAAGAGAGAAAATACAATCAGCGGCTATGCAATTGTTCGTTAAGAAAGGATTCGGTTCCGCCAATGTTCAGGAAATTGCCGATCTAGCCGGAATCAGCATCGGGCTTTTGTATCGTCATTACAAAACAAAAGAGGATTTGTTTCTTGAATTGGTGGAGTATGCGCTAGCAGGCATGGGCAAGATTGTTGAGCTTTTCGAGTCGGATGACTCACCCAAAGAGCTAATCAATCAGTTTGTCAATGAAGTTTACAACGACATGGTGTCAGGTGAAGAACTTGCAAATTTGTTGATTCTTATGAAGCAATTTGTTTCAAGAGGCGAAGCAGATTGGAATCAAAATAAAGTCGCCCGGCAAAATGACAGGTTGCTAAAAGCCACTGTCAAGCTTATTAATAAGGGACAGGAACTAGGCGAATTCCGATCAGGAGATTCGTTCGAAATGGCCCTATTTTTCTTTTCGGCGGTTCAGGGGTTGGCTGAGATGAAAGTCATATTACAAAACAACTTTGTCATGCCTTCTCCAGTTATCCTCACAGCTTTCCTATATAAGGAAGGGGAATGA